TCTCCCGCGAGGGCTCGATCGGGGTCATCGTCCCGGACGCCTCGGTCCCGGCCGTCTCGGCGTCCCTGGCCGCCCTGGACCACCGTGTGCTGAGCCCCGACTCGGTCGAGGAGCACCGGCTGCTGGTGATCCCCGCGACCCTGGCCAAGGGTCTGGAATACGACCACGTCATCGTGGTCGAGCCGGCCGACATCGTGGACGCCGAGCCCCGTGGCCTGGCCCGCCTCTACGTGGTCCTGACCCGCGCGGTCACCTCCCTGACCGTCCTGCACACCCGGGAGCTCCCCGACCAGCTCCGCTGATCCCGTGGTCCGCGGCCACCGTGTGATCGTCCGGTCCGGTGGAAAGACGTGGCGACCGTACCGACCCGGTTCTGGCAGGCAGGGCTGGCAACTTCTCCAGGCATAGGGGTTGTCATCCGGAACGGGCGGATCGAGGACGTCGAGGCGCTGCCGGCCTTCTGGCTTGAAGCCGCCGAGGGGACCGACCGGCACGACGATCCGGCCAAGGTGGTCGTGGAAACACGTCCTGTCCGCGATGGCGAGGATCAGCCCTGCTCCTGGTACGAGCCTGAGTGGTGCGGACGACTCTTCGGTCTGCGCACCTTGGTTCCGCCGTCGCTCCGGCCGCGGGGACCGGCGGTCGCGATCCCGAAAGGCTCGACGCCGACGGGAACGGTGGTGACGACCTCGTTGGTCGCGGTGTCGATCACCGACACCGAGTCCGCACTCAGGTTGCTCACGTAGACGCGGGTGCCGCCGGGAGAGACCGCGATACCGAAGGGGTGGTGGCCGACGGGAACGGTGGTGACGATCTCGTTGGTCGCGGTGTCGATCACCGACACCGAGTCCGTTTCCAGGTTGGTCACGTAGGCACGGGTGCCGTTGGGAGAGACCGCGACCCTGTAGGGGGGGTGGCCGACAGGGATGGTGGTGACGACCTTGCTGGTCGCGGTGTCGATCACCGACACCGAGTCCGAGTCCTGGTTGGTCACATAAGCACGGGTGCCGTTGGGAGAGACCACGACGCCGAAGGGGTGGTGGCCGACAGGGATGGTGGTGACGACCCTGTTGGTCGCGGTGTCGATCACCGACACCGAGTCCGAGTCCTGGTTGGTCACATAAGCACGGGTGCCGTTGGGAGAGACCACGACGCCGAAGGGGTGGTGGCCGACAGGGATGGTGGTGATGACCCTGTTGGTCGCGGTGTCGATCACCGACACCGAGTCCGACTGCGTGTTGGTCACGTAGACGCGGGTGCCACGGGGGGAGACCGCGATCCCCAGCGGGTAGTCGTCGACGGGAATGCTGGTGACGACCTTGCTGGTCGCCGTGTTGATCACCGACACGGTGTCCGCGCCCTGGTTGGTCACATAGGCACGGGCGTCGCC
Above is a genomic segment from Streptosporangium album containing:
- a CDS encoding YVTN family beta-propeller repeat protein, which gives rise to MAAVAIAAVLVVPTATAVPAVATSEPSNFVYVANTQSDTVSVIDITTNKVVATIPVGRNPLEVAVSAGDARAYVTNQGADTVSVINTATSKVVTSIPVDDYPLGIAVSPRGTRVYVTNTQSDSVSVIDTATNRVITTIPVGHHPFGVVVSPNGTRAYVTNQDSDSVSVIDTATNRVVTTIPVGHHPFGVVVSPNGTRAYVTNQDSDSVSVIDTATSKVVTTIPVGHPPYRVAVSPNGTRAYVTNLETDSVSVIDTATNEIVTTVPVGHHPFGIAVSPGGTRVYVSNLSADSVSVIDTATNEVVTTVPVGVEPFGIATAGPRGRSDGGTKVRRPKSRPHHSGSYQEQG